From a region of the Fischerella sp. JS2 genome:
- a CDS encoding NHLP bacteriocin system secretion protein — MVTQKNNLFRKQALDHSSSPERLDQLMQVISPTKWLPLIGLGTLVAAGLAWSVLGRIPITVEGKGVVIFPSKVVGFDFPSSGQLQTLNVRVGDFVKKGQVLGTIDQNELQAQLLQQRAKLAQLQAQDQDANSLQDQRTQQQIITIAQQRQNLEVQLQQAQALNPILKSKNLDAIDQQRQNLLQNLRDAETLAPTLKVRLERRQALKNEGAISDDTVLEAQQTYLNSLQKISELKQQLKQLDINQVQAQKSYLENLNQIDKFKTQLTELNAQQKSLAERNFQASVTRKNQIQDLQRTIAQLELNLKNNSQFISNYTGRILELTVNPGQSLAPGTRIGTIDIQQTPSTKLQTVAFIPVNDGKKLRKGMKLQITPSTVERERFGGIVGTITDVSPFPITKAGAAKVVGNPDIVNSLVTAQPQIQVIAELQPDTSTFSGYKWSSSKGPEQKITPGTTSSVRITVKEEAPINFVLPILKSLGGS; from the coding sequence ATGGTTACTCAAAAAAATAATTTATTTCGCAAACAAGCCTTAGATCATTCATCTTCACCTGAGCGCTTAGATCAGTTAATGCAAGTAATTAGCCCGACCAAGTGGCTACCTTTAATTGGTCTGGGTACTTTGGTTGCAGCAGGTTTGGCCTGGAGTGTATTGGGTCGTATCCCGATTACAGTTGAGGGTAAAGGTGTAGTTATCTTTCCTAGCAAAGTAGTCGGGTTCGATTTTCCTTCTTCAGGTCAATTGCAGACATTAAATGTGCGTGTGGGCGACTTCGTTAAGAAAGGACAAGTACTGGGAACAATTGACCAAAATGAACTGCAAGCGCAACTGCTACAACAGCGTGCCAAATTAGCACAACTGCAAGCCCAAGATCAAGATGCTAATTCACTGCAAGACCAACGCACTCAACAGCAAATCATAACGATCGCTCAACAGCGCCAAAACTTAGAAGTACAATTGCAGCAAGCCCAAGCTTTAAATCCAATTCTCAAAAGTAAAAATTTGGATGCGATCGATCAACAGCGACAAAATCTATTACAAAATTTGCGCGATGCTGAAACTTTAGCTCCTACTCTCAAAGTAAGACTTGAGCGGCGTCAAGCACTCAAAAATGAAGGAGCTATTTCAGATGATACAGTGTTAGAAGCACAACAAACTTACCTCAATAGTCTGCAAAAAATTTCTGAACTCAAACAACAACTCAAGCAACTGGATATCAATCAGGTTCAAGCCCAAAAGTCCTACCTAGAGAATCTTAACCAAATTGATAAATTTAAAACCCAGTTGACAGAACTAAACGCTCAACAAAAAAGCTTAGCAGAACGAAATTTCCAAGCTTCAGTGACTCGGAAAAATCAGATTCAAGATTTGCAGCGCACCATTGCCCAACTAGAATTAAATTTAAAAAATAACTCTCAATTTATCAGTAATTATACTGGACGTATTTTAGAACTTACCGTCAATCCCGGACAAAGTTTGGCTCCAGGAACTCGCATTGGCACAATTGATATTCAACAAACACCGTCTACAAAATTACAAACAGTTGCATTTATTCCTGTTAATGACGGTAAAAAGCTCCGCAAGGGTATGAAGTTACAAATTACACCTTCTACAGTCGAGCGGGAACGCTTTGGCGGTATTGTTGGCACAATCACCGATGTTTCACCCTTCCCGATTACAAAAGCAGGTGCAGCTAAGGTCGTAGGCAATCCAGACATCGTCAATAGTTTAGTCACAGCACAACCTCAGATCCAAGTCATCGCCGAACTTCAACCAGACACTTCAACCTTCAGTGGTTACAAATGGTCTTCTTCCAAAGGCCCAGAACAAAAAATCACTCCTGGTACGACTTCCTCTGTACGGATCACCGTGAAAGAAGAAGCACCAATTAATTTTGTATTACCCATTCTGAAGTCTTTGGGTGGATCGTAG
- a CDS encoding D-alanyl-D-alanine carboxypeptidase family protein, whose translation MKRFWKKTAFFTIVALIVFSLVASSGTTNKILNQDTRNSESYILADLLPKQQSNQLYIGIVNEIVTPTPEATPTPNLNLTSKERFLTAITDKLSTIPESGTYEYNLLRAYGAAFVNHNSEVQLPSQVLFKDEKETKEFQATLTMGKVNGTNNCYLQKAAADALNQAKAQVSIPLKSGDADSDCTRSFAANVRFWRKYANDKTLTRVQQGQETKILGTVAPPGASQHLWGLAIDLRVSSEAQRQALNQNGWFRTVEYDVPHWTYIGYPPDELGDLGFQNKVIGGISYWLTPL comes from the coding sequence ATGAAACGATTTTGGAAAAAAACTGCCTTTTTTACGATTGTTGCCCTAATTGTTTTTAGTCTAGTTGCAAGTAGTGGAACAACAAATAAAATCCTCAATCAAGATACTCGTAATTCAGAAAGTTACATTCTTGCTGATTTACTTCCCAAGCAGCAATCAAATCAACTTTATATTGGCATAGTTAATGAGATAGTCACCCCCACTCCCGAGGCTACTCCTACTCCTAATTTAAACTTAACTAGCAAAGAGCGATTTTTAACAGCAATAACAGATAAATTATCAACAATTCCCGAATCTGGCACTTATGAATATAATTTATTGCGTGCCTATGGAGCAGCTTTTGTGAATCATAATTCAGAGGTTCAGCTTCCATCTCAAGTGTTATTTAAAGATGAAAAAGAAACAAAAGAATTTCAGGCTACCCTGACAATGGGTAAAGTGAATGGAACTAACAACTGTTATTTACAAAAAGCAGCAGCCGATGCCTTAAATCAGGCTAAAGCACAAGTTAGTATTCCCTTAAAATCTGGTGACGCTGATAGTGATTGCACTCGTAGTTTTGCCGCCAACGTTAGATTTTGGAGAAAATATGCTAACGATAAAACTTTAACAAGAGTTCAACAAGGTCAAGAAACAAAAATTTTGGGAACAGTTGCACCTCCTGGCGCATCACAACATCTGTGGGGATTAGCAATTGATTTGAGAGTATCAAGTGAAGCTCAAAGACAGGCTTTAAATCAAAATGGTTGGTTTCGGACTGTGGAATATGATGTACCCCATTGGACTTATATTGGTTATCCGCCAGATGAACTGGGTGATTTGGGATTTCAAAATAAAGTGATTGGTGGAATTAGTTATTGGCTAACTCCTTTATAA
- a CDS encoding CTB family bacteriocin — MSHEINKSIELSEQELDVVAGGASLNELTAFAASQESIKSASAATAFGSFSTTDIQSLDVESVVQKQAEA, encoded by the coding sequence ATGTCTCACGAAATCAACAAATCCATCGAATTGTCTGAACAAGAACTAGATGTAGTAGCTGGTGGCGCTAGCCTGAATGAACTTACTGCTTTTGCAGCTAGCCAAGAGAGCATTAAATCAGCTTCAGCAGCAACTGCTTTTGGCTCTTTCTCTACAACAGATATTCAAAGTTTAGATGTTGAATCTGTTGTGCAAAAACAAGCAGAGGCTTAA
- a CDS encoding CTB family bacteriocin, which produces MSHEINKSIELSEQELDVVAGGASLNELAAFATSQESIKSASAATPFGSVSTTDIQYLDLESVVQKQAEA; this is translated from the coding sequence ATGTCTCACGAAATCAACAAATCCATCGAATTGTCTGAACAAGAACTAGATGTAGTAGCTGGTGGCGCTAGCCTGAATGAACTTGCTGCTTTTGCAACTAGCCAAGAGAGTATTAAATCAGCTTCAGCTGCTACTCCCTTTGGTTCTGTTTCAACGACAGATATTCAGTATTTAGATCTTGAATCTGTTGTTCAAAAACAAGCAGAAGCTTAA
- a CDS encoding NHLP family bacteriocin export ABC transporter peptidase/permease/ATPase subunit, with product MLKRILKSLPKKRKDTRRHTPTLLQMEAVECGAASLGIILGYYGRIVPLAKLRQDCGVSRDGSKATNVLAAARSYGFNAKGFKTDLDGLREMECPYIVFWNFNHFLVVEGFGKDRVYLNDPASGPRHVSMQEFSNSFTGVVLVLQPGPEFKRGGRKPSIVAALWQRMRFSVVALVYCVVAGLFLVIPGMAMPAFSQVFVDNILIQGRKEWLNPLIGGIVFTAVITGFLTLLQLQSLRRMKIKLSVGMSSQFLWHILHLPVSFYDQRFAGEISSRVQLNDSLAGLLSGKLATTAIAAVTVIFYAVIMLQYDVVLTSIGIAFVAFNLLALQWVSRRRVDANMRYQQDQGKVTGVSISGLQSMETLKSSGLESDFFSRWAGYYAKSINTQQEMDVTNQALGVLPSFLSRIASMLLITVGGLRVIDGYLSIGMLVAFQALMQQFMQPVNNLITLGSSLQEVEGSITRLDDVLRNPTVREKGGQGGQGGQGGEGRQGRQGGKGDLGNIYEALSASPAQKLSASSSVPVPAAPATKLQGYVELRNVTFGYNRIAAPLIENFNFSLKPGQRVALVGGSGSGKSTIAKMIAGLYEPWEGEILFDGQPRSEIPRQVLVNSLALVEQDIFLFAGSVRENLTLWDTTVPESNLVRACKDAAIHDIVISLPGGYGAELLEGASNLSGGQRQRLEIARSLVNNPAILVMDEATSALDTETEKIIDRKLRQRGCTCIIVAHRLSTIRDCDEIIVLERGKVIQRGTHDELKQVEGKYLELIRSEGGAL from the coding sequence ATGTTAAAGCGAATATTAAAATCACTACCTAAAAAGCGTAAAGATACTCGGCGTCATACTCCCACGCTGCTGCAAATGGAAGCTGTGGAATGTGGCGCTGCTTCTTTAGGAATTATTCTTGGTTATTACGGTCGAATTGTGCCGTTGGCGAAACTCCGTCAAGATTGCGGTGTATCGCGTGATGGGAGTAAAGCTACTAACGTCCTCGCTGCTGCTAGAAGCTATGGGTTTAATGCCAAAGGTTTCAAGACAGATTTGGATGGACTACGGGAAATGGAATGTCCTTACATTGTGTTTTGGAATTTCAACCATTTCCTAGTTGTAGAAGGATTTGGTAAGGATCGAGTTTATCTCAATGATCCTGCTAGTGGGCCACGCCATGTCTCTATGCAGGAATTTAGCAATTCTTTTACAGGTGTAGTATTGGTTTTGCAGCCTGGCCCAGAGTTCAAAAGAGGGGGACGCAAACCCAGCATTGTTGCAGCTTTGTGGCAAAGAATGCGCTTTTCGGTTGTGGCACTTGTTTATTGTGTGGTAGCAGGATTGTTCTTGGTAATTCCTGGAATGGCAATGCCAGCTTTTTCCCAGGTATTTGTAGATAATATTTTAATTCAGGGTCGCAAAGAATGGTTGAATCCCCTGATTGGGGGGATTGTATTTACAGCAGTAATTACTGGATTTTTGACTCTACTACAGTTGCAGTCTCTGCGTCGGATGAAAATCAAGCTATCTGTAGGTATGTCCAGTCAATTTTTGTGGCATATTTTACATTTACCTGTGAGTTTTTACGATCAACGATTTGCAGGAGAAATCAGCAGCCGTGTGCAGCTTAACGACTCTTTAGCAGGTCTACTTTCCGGTAAATTGGCAACCACAGCGATCGCAGCAGTAACGGTAATTTTTTATGCAGTGATCATGCTGCAATATGACGTTGTGCTAACTTCGATTGGCATAGCTTTTGTCGCTTTTAATCTCCTCGCCTTGCAGTGGGTATCAAGACGACGCGTTGATGCCAATATGCGATATCAACAGGATCAAGGTAAAGTAACTGGAGTTTCAATTTCTGGTCTCCAGAGTATGGAAACGCTGAAGTCATCGGGCTTGGAGTCAGATTTCTTCTCGCGGTGGGCAGGTTATTATGCCAAATCGATCAATACTCAACAAGAAATGGATGTAACTAACCAAGCATTAGGAGTGTTACCTTCTTTCCTCTCCAGAATTGCCTCCATGTTGCTGATCACTGTAGGCGGTTTGCGGGTGATAGATGGATATTTAAGCATTGGGATGCTAGTGGCATTTCAGGCTTTGATGCAACAGTTTATGCAGCCTGTGAACAATCTCATTACTTTGGGAAGTAGCCTGCAAGAAGTAGAAGGTAGTATCACCCGTCTTGATGATGTGTTGCGTAACCCGACGGTTCGGGAAAAGGGAGGACAAGGGGGACAGGGAGGGCAAGGGGGCGAAGGGAGACAAGGGAGACAAGGAGGAAAAGGGGATCTTGGGAATATATATGAAGCACTCTCCGCGTCACCTGCTCAGAAGCTTTCGGCGTCTTCTTCCGTTCCTGTACCTGCTGCTCCTGCAACTAAATTACAAGGGTATGTCGAGCTACGCAATGTTACTTTTGGCTATAACCGGATTGCTGCTCCTTTGATTGAAAACTTTAATTTCTCGCTTAAACCAGGACAGCGCGTTGCTTTAGTTGGTGGAAGTGGTTCTGGTAAGTCTACGATCGCCAAAATGATCGCTGGGCTATATGAACCTTGGGAAGGAGAGATCCTGTTTGATGGTCAACCCAGAAGTGAAATTCCTCGGCAAGTTTTAGTTAATTCTCTGGCTTTAGTAGAACAGGATATTTTTCTGTTTGCTGGCAGTGTTAGAGAAAACTTGACGCTCTGGGATACTACTGTACCAGAAAGTAATTTGGTGCGTGCTTGTAAAGATGCAGCAATCCACGATATTGTGATTTCCTTGCCAGGGGGTTATGGTGCTGAACTCTTAGAAGGTGCCAGCAATTTGAGCGGCGGTCAGCGACAGCGTTTGGAAATTGCCCGCTCTTTAGTTAATAATCCCGCAATCTTAGTAATGGATGAAGCTACCAGCGCTCTTGATACTGAGACCGAAAAAATCATTGACCGGAAACTCCGCCAGCGTGGTTGTACTTGCATTATAGTGGCGCATCGCCTCAGCACGATCCGCGATTGTGATGAAATTATTGTCCTCGAACGAGGAAAGGTAATCCAGCGCGGAACCCACGATGAATTGAAGCAGGTTGAGGGTAAGTATTTGGAGTTGATTCGTAGTGAGGGGGGAGCGCTTTAG
- a CDS encoding universal stress protein has product MFQRVLICTDFSDGLHRLTHFVSSLALAGMKQIVFLHVVPLWEKGIIPRVDTEKIEQAQTRLAKTVGETPTDVEVKIEVQSGKPVEIILKVAQTYQSQLIILGSQSRNLLTEKLVGSTMADLSHKTMIPLLVVRPQLISTYTSEELTLRCQHLFRSLLLPYNDTQAANYLVQQVKQLAQQQSDRYLQQCTLCWVLEDTGRREVPKKISPQQAGQTLSQIKADLEGVNLQVEIEVRQGHCVTQILEAATMADISAIAVSSGTIGKLQEWLISSFAAELLRYSWYPVLFFPPQRG; this is encoded by the coding sequence ATGTTTCAACGAGTTTTGATTTGCACAGATTTTTCTGACGGTTTACACCGTCTCACACATTTTGTTTCTAGTCTTGCGCTTGCGGGGATGAAGCAAATAGTTTTTTTGCACGTTGTTCCATTGTGGGAAAAAGGTATTATTCCACGAGTCGATACTGAGAAAATAGAACAAGCTCAAACCCGATTGGCAAAAACCGTTGGTGAAACTCCTACTGATGTAGAAGTAAAAATAGAAGTTCAATCGGGAAAGCCTGTTGAAATCATCCTTAAGGTTGCTCAAACCTATCAGTCCCAACTGATTATACTGGGTTCTCAAAGTCGCAACTTACTCACTGAAAAATTGGTGGGTAGTACAATGGCTGACTTGTCTCACAAAACAATGATTCCTCTTTTGGTAGTGCGTCCTCAGTTAATCTCTACTTATACTTCTGAGGAATTAACTCTCCGTTGTCAGCACCTTTTCCGCTCTTTGCTACTTCCCTACAACGATACTCAAGCGGCAAATTATCTGGTGCAACAGGTAAAGCAGTTAGCTCAACAACAATCTGATAGATATCTCCAACAGTGTACGTTATGTTGGGTCTTAGAAGATACTGGTCGTCGGGAAGTACCAAAGAAAATCTCACCGCAGCAGGCAGGGCAAACCCTATCTCAGATTAAAGCTGATTTGGAGGGAGTAAATTTACAAGTAGAGATAGAAGTTCGCCAAGGACACTGCGTGACTCAGATTTTAGAGGCAGCTACAATGGCAGATATTAGTGCGATCGCAGTGTCTTCAGGAACGATAGGTAAACTCCAAGAATGGTTGATTTCCAGTTTTGCGGCTGAATTATTGCGTTATAGTTGGTACCCTGTACTCTTTTTTCCACCCCAACGTGGATAA
- a CDS encoding CTB family bacteriocin, translated as MSHEINKSIELSEQELNVVAGGASLNELAAFATEKESIKSASAATGFGSFSTTDIQELDLASVVQKQAEA; from the coding sequence ATGTCTCACGAAATCAACAAATCCATCGAATTGTCTGAACAAGAACTAAATGTAGTAGCTGGTGGCGCTAGCCTGAATGAACTTGCTGCTTTTGCAACTGAAAAAGAAAGTATCAAATCAGCTTCAGCAGCAACTGGTTTTGGCTCTTTCTCTACAACAGATATTCAAGAATTAGATCTTGCATCTGTTGTGCAAAAACAAGCAGAAGCTTAA
- a CDS encoding cyclic nucleotide-binding domain-containing protein, with translation MTEVLLKELSNSDIDWMLKTGSREEISTGQVLIRQGEPVNALYILLDGALTVSISQADNNPLGRAFAALEGGEMSGREIARLSSGEMVGEIPFIESYLPSTTVKALKNSQVLVIPQQQLATKLKQDVGFAAHLYRASAILLADRLEKIVSQLGHSTLVLSQPRLREILFIFAELHDSDIDWLIVAGDVNRIPAGAVLIPSGRPVEALHILLDGKLTLSTSEDDRNPLARAFSNLEDSETVEREFANLSRGDIVGETPFVEAPPPSMTVKAAEDSMVLSIPRWRLAAKLLHDVAFAARFYRVLAVLLAYKQQAIVSRLGYGRLSYSTGQSLGENIEYENELNSDFLGQVALAGARFDWMLKRISRT, from the coding sequence ATGACAGAAGTTCTACTCAAGGAACTTAGTAATAGTGATATTGACTGGATGCTGAAGACTGGTAGTAGAGAAGAAATTTCTACAGGTCAAGTTCTCATCCGCCAAGGCGAACCTGTCAATGCTTTATATATTCTCTTAGATGGAGCATTAACAGTTTCTATATCTCAGGCTGACAACAACCCATTGGGACGTGCCTTTGCTGCTTTAGAAGGTGGTGAAATGTCAGGGCGGGAAATCGCCAGATTATCTAGTGGAGAAATGGTAGGAGAAATTCCTTTTATAGAGTCATACTTGCCTTCGACCACTGTTAAAGCACTCAAAAATTCCCAGGTTTTAGTGATTCCGCAACAACAGTTAGCAACAAAACTGAAACAAGATGTCGGTTTTGCTGCCCATCTTTACCGAGCAAGTGCAATTCTGCTTGCAGACAGACTAGAAAAAATAGTTAGTCAACTTGGTCACAGTACATTAGTCCTCAGCCAACCTCGGTTGAGAGAAATCTTATTTATTTTTGCAGAATTGCATGATAGCGATATTGATTGGTTAATTGTTGCAGGGGATGTAAACCGAATTCCCGCAGGTGCTGTTCTTATTCCTAGCGGCAGACCTGTAGAAGCTTTGCATATCCTTCTCGATGGAAAATTGACACTTTCTACATCTGAGGACGATCGCAATCCTTTAGCCCGTGCATTTTCCAATTTAGAAGACAGCGAAACTGTAGAACGCGAGTTTGCGAACTTGTCTCGAGGCGACATTGTCGGAGAAACCCCTTTTGTGGAGGCTCCTCCACCCTCTATGACTGTGAAAGCCGCAGAGGATTCGATGGTCTTGTCAATTCCTCGCTGGCGATTAGCCGCTAAACTGCTGCACGATGTTGCTTTTGCTGCCCGTTTTTATCGAGTTCTGGCAGTTCTTTTAGCATATAAACAACAAGCAATAGTTAGTCGGTTGGGGTACGGCAGACTTAGTTATAGTACGGGTCAGTCGCTGGGTGAAAATATCGAATATGAGAACGAACTGAACTCTGACTTTTTAGGGCAAGTAGCGCTGGCTGGAGCCAGATTTGACTGGATGCTGAAAAGAATTAGCCGCACTTAA
- a CDS encoding CTB family bacteriocin, with product MSKKIKTDEDNKITELSEEELDEVSGGLNLSELFKDINQFSQVNIANFKQSKFVLDQVSIVNSEGSFNSLHIEITNIESTAIQDLNIS from the coding sequence ATGTCTAAGAAAATTAAAACTGATGAAGACAATAAAATCACAGAATTGTCTGAGGAAGAATTAGATGAAGTATCAGGAGGTCTCAACCTATCTGAATTGTTTAAAGATATTAATCAATTTAGCCAAGTAAATATAGCTAATTTCAAACAAAGTAAATTTGTCTTAGATCAGGTAAGCATTGTAAATTCAGAAGGTTCTTTTAATTCCTTACACATCGAAATTACTAATATAGAATCAACTGCTATTCAAGATCTAAATATTAGCTAA
- a CDS encoding response regulator transcription factor, with the protein MIRLLLVDDQTLIRDGIRAMLNLEPDLEVVGTADNGESAIAQVKALQPDIVLMDVRMPVMDGRVATSIISEQFPNTKVIVLSTFDDDEYIADAMRSGAKGYLLKDMPSEELAQAIRFVHKGYTQMGPGLLEKIVPKIQTSEPASPKLPEPKLDLLTDREQDVLRLIAIGATNREIAQQLYISEGTVKTHVTHLLNRLNLKNRSQLAIYANSVYSA; encoded by the coding sequence ATGATTCGTCTGTTACTCGTAGATGACCAGACTCTTATTCGAGACGGTATCAGGGCTATGTTAAATTTAGAGCCTGATTTAGAAGTTGTGGGAACTGCGGATAATGGTGAAAGTGCGATCGCACAAGTAAAGGCATTACAGCCAGATATTGTGTTAATGGACGTGCGTATGCCTGTGATGGATGGTAGAGTGGCTACTAGCATCATCTCCGAGCAGTTTCCAAATACAAAAGTGATAGTCCTTAGCACCTTTGATGATGATGAATACATTGCTGATGCAATGCGATCAGGAGCAAAAGGCTATTTACTCAAAGATATGCCATCTGAGGAATTAGCACAGGCAATTCGGTTTGTCCATAAAGGTTACACCCAAATGGGACCAGGGCTGTTAGAAAAGATAGTTCCTAAAATCCAAACTTCAGAACCTGCTAGCCCGAAGTTACCAGAACCAAAATTGGATTTGCTGACTGATCGGGAACAAGATGTATTGCGCTTGATTGCAATTGGTGCTACGAACCGCGAAATCGCACAACAACTTTATATTTCGGAAGGAACAGTCAAAACTCATGTCACCCACCTGCTGAATCGTCTCAATCTGAAAAATCGATCGCAATTAGCAATTTATGCGAACTCAGTCTATAGTGCGTAA
- a CDS encoding CTB family bacteriocin, translating into MSYEINKSIELSEQELDVVAGGASLNEIAAFAAEQNSIKSSVAATPFGAFSQTDIQELDLASAVQKQIDV; encoded by the coding sequence ATGTCTTACGAAATTAACAAATCTATTGAATTGTCTGAACAAGAACTAGATGTAGTAGCTGGTGGTGCTAGCTTGAATGAAATCGCTGCTTTTGCTGCTGAACAAAACAGCATTAAATCAAGTGTAGCTGCTACTCCCTTCGGAGCTTTTTCCCAAACAGATATTCAGGAATTAGATCTCGCATCTGCGGTTCAAAAACAAATCGACGTTTAG